Proteins encoded in a region of the Brevefilum fermentans genome:
- a CDS encoding zinc-dependent alcohol dehydrogenase, with the protein MEKMKALVLKDVGKLVLEERPIPQVKDPDDVVLKIKAVGICGTDLKIVEGKHHYKLDTVLGHEFCGEVVDVGTHVHHIKIGDRVAVDNNIRCGFCDFCRMGLTSQCVDIKTSALGVMRDGGYAEYTIVPEKQCYVLPDEIDDVAGTQVETLATVVNGMNALKMLPYDYVHVIGFGPIGYLFAQFAKNIAAKVSVSEIDPFRLDLAHQCGLTAWNPHEVDLEEKVNEFTYGSKADIVIEATGNGFEEALKIVTPGGTILPFGMDSSITATIVPNQITRWATKIIGLYLGQNTMLPSVRIFRENTLDMSHFYTKVIPLEEGPSAYKDLGLDIDTLTRGPKSAMKIVMIP; encoded by the coding sequence ATGGAAAAAATGAAAGCACTCGTATTGAAAGACGTTGGGAAACTGGTCCTTGAAGAACGACCCATTCCCCAGGTTAAAGACCCGGATGATGTTGTTCTGAAAATTAAAGCCGTGGGTATCTGCGGTACAGATCTTAAAATCGTGGAAGGCAAGCACCACTACAAACTCGACACCGTCCTTGGTCACGAATTTTGTGGAGAGGTCGTGGATGTTGGCACCCACGTACATCATATCAAAATCGGTGATCGCGTCGCTGTTGATAATAACATTCGCTGTGGTTTCTGTGATTTTTGCCGCATGGGACTCACCAGCCAGTGTGTTGACATCAAAACCAGCGCCCTGGGCGTGATGCGTGACGGCGGTTATGCTGAATATACCATCGTCCCGGAAAAGCAATGCTACGTGCTACCTGATGAAATTGACGACGTCGCTGGCACCCAGGTGGAAACCCTAGCAACCGTCGTTAATGGCATGAATGCTCTGAAGATGCTGCCCTACGATTACGTGCACGTGATTGGTTTTGGTCCCATCGGTTACCTTTTTGCCCAATTTGCCAAAAACATTGCCGCCAAAGTCTCCGTTTCCGAGATTGACCCCTTCCGGCTTGACCTGGCGCACCAATGCGGGCTGACTGCCTGGAACCCACACGAAGTCGACCTGGAAGAAAAGGTTAACGAGTTCACCTACGGCAGCAAAGCTGACATCGTCATCGAAGCAACCGGCAACGGCTTTGAAGAAGCTTTGAAGATCGTCACCCCGGGCGGCACAATTTTGCCCTTCGGCATGGATTCCAGTATCACCGCCACCATCGTTCCTAACCAGATTACCCGTTGGGCAACCAAGATCATCGGCCTGTACCTGGGTCAGAACACCATGCTGCCTTCCGTTCGTATTTTCCGGGAAAACACTCTGGATATGAGTCATTTCTACACCAAAGTCATTCCTCTTGAGGAAGGTCCCAGCGCGTACAAAGACCTCGGTCTGGATATCGACACCCTTACCCGCGGACCCAAGAGCGCTATGAAAATC
- a CDS encoding tagaturonate epimerase family protein has translation MRDDFEGLNIIESSLFTDNDAAYALLQDGGELKLAILETDAGDWQGERIPKNTHSLVIAPKTPHNTALLRKRLPWLNPSLLGLRTSAGMGDRLGWATPGHIRAVRDVGGKIAPIFAQQSIREMNRTGRTAQQVIDDAVWGIFQESWQDGFGADADHLKTEADIDTCLQAGFTFYTIDPGEHVDNRAESASQSTLRELAALLNEDIRPEASGLLGKSINIEGHQLVFDEAQLLKAVVKYGKAVAHVARMYHHLIDRAGSHPVELEVSVDETAQPTSMLEHAYIASELRRLGVNWVSLAPRYCGHFPKGVDYIGDPQAFEADIARHAAVARHFGPYKLSLHSGSDKFNVYEAAMRQTHGLVHLKTAGTSYLEALRTIAELDVDFFKEIYRFARERYTVDRVSYDVFGELENAPHPEQITDWPALLDQFDARQILHVTFGSVLNERDPEGHFRFYSDFARIIKSNRELYASNLERHFIKHLQPFANPLA, from the coding sequence GTGAGAGACGACTTCGAAGGTCTAAATATTATTGAAAGCTCCCTGTTCACTGATAACGATGCAGCTTATGCACTTTTGCAGGATGGTGGTGAGCTCAAGTTAGCCATTCTCGAAACCGACGCGGGTGACTGGCAGGGAGAACGCATTCCCAAAAACACGCATTCCCTGGTGATTGCCCCCAAAACCCCGCATAATACAGCGCTTCTAAGAAAAAGACTGCCCTGGTTAAATCCCAGTTTATTGGGACTGCGCACCTCAGCCGGAATGGGCGATCGCCTGGGCTGGGCAACGCCCGGGCACATCCGTGCCGTGCGAGATGTAGGCGGAAAAATTGCCCCGATTTTTGCTCAGCAATCCATCCGCGAGATGAACCGCACCGGTCGCACCGCCCAGCAGGTCATCGATGATGCCGTTTGGGGCATCTTCCAAGAATCCTGGCAGGATGGGTTTGGTGCTGATGCCGACCATCTGAAAACTGAAGCGGATATCGACACCTGCCTGCAAGCGGGGTTCACCTTTTACACCATCGACCCCGGCGAGCATGTGGACAATCGCGCTGAAAGCGCTTCGCAATCCACATTGCGTGAATTAGCCGCCTTATTAAATGAAGACATCCGCCCTGAAGCGAGCGGTTTGCTGGGTAAATCCATCAATATCGAAGGACACCAACTGGTCTTTGATGAAGCGCAACTGCTCAAAGCTGTGGTGAAATATGGAAAAGCCGTGGCGCATGTTGCCAGGATGTACCACCACCTCATCGATCGCGCGGGCAGCCACCCCGTTGAATTGGAAGTCTCTGTTGACGAAACCGCGCAACCGACAAGCATGCTCGAACATGCCTATATTGCCAGCGAACTGAGGCGATTGGGTGTTAACTGGGTCAGCCTGGCGCCCCGCTATTGCGGTCATTTCCCCAAAGGCGTGGATTATATCGGGGATCCGCAAGCTTTTGAAGCCGATATCGCCCGCCACGCGGCGGTCGCCCGTCACTTTGGTCCCTACAAACTCAGCTTACATTCAGGGTCCGACAAGTTCAACGTCTACGAAGCAGCCATGCGACAGACACACGGCTTGGTCCACCTGAAAACAGCCGGCACAAGTTACCTGGAAGCGCTGCGCACCATTGCGGAGCTTGATGTCGATTTCTTCAAAGAAATTTATCGCTTTGCCCGAGAACGCTACACGGTCGATCGGGTTAGCTATGACGTGTTCGGCGAGCTTGAAAACGCACCTCACCCCGAGCAGATCACAGATTGGCCTGCCCTTTTAGATCAATTTGATGCGCGTCAGATATTGCATGTCACCTTTGGCTCAGTTCTGAACGAACGCGACCCGGAAGGCCATTTTCGCTTTTATTCTGATTTTGCCAGGATCATCAAATCCAACCGGGAGCTGTATGCCTCAAATTTAGAAAGGCATTTTATTAAACATTTGCAACCTTTTGCTAACCCCTTAGCTTAA
- a CDS encoding LacI family DNA-binding transcriptional regulator — protein sequence METTIKTIAKITGVSHSTVSRALRGSPLVADLTAERIRKAAQQLDYLPSAAARSLKTKRTHVLGVILSGIADPFFSEVLNGIEGAAHAAGYSLFIGSSNHDADKEARIVQTMLEQRIDGGIICSTPVSIERWRQFPTDRFPIVVVNNQAADHYNFSIYHDDIDGSRQLARHLIELGHKDIAYLGNSHSGKTTLDRLSGLQEEMEYHGLSVSPDHIHYVPGGSLQMGAEGMNYFLSLPNPPTAVMCFNDMLAIGALKACRQAGVRVPDEISVTGFDNIAFSEFSVPPLTTLDQPKYEIGREAAQLLLSLLSEESDLRSHTQGVKVLKGKLLVRATTAKPRKKET from the coding sequence ATGGAGACAACGATAAAAACCATCGCAAAAATAACCGGCGTATCCCATTCTACGGTCTCCAGAGCCCTCAGAGGCAGCCCCCTGGTCGCAGATCTCACTGCCGAACGCATCCGGAAAGCCGCTCAGCAACTGGACTATCTGCCCAGTGCAGCCGCACGCAGTTTGAAGACCAAACGGACCCATGTTTTGGGTGTGATCCTCAGTGGCATTGCAGATCCTTTCTTCAGCGAGGTATTAAATGGTATCGAAGGCGCCGCCCATGCTGCCGGTTACAGCCTGTTTATCGGCTCTTCCAATCATGACGCAGACAAAGAAGCAAGAATTGTCCAGACTATGCTCGAGCAGCGCATCGATGGTGGCATCATTTGCTCCACGCCGGTGAGCATTGAGCGCTGGCGACAATTCCCAACCGATCGATTTCCAATCGTTGTGGTCAATAACCAGGCTGCTGATCATTACAATTTCTCCATTTACCACGACGATATCGATGGCAGCCGCCAACTTGCGCGCCACTTAATTGAGCTCGGTCACAAGGATATCGCCTATCTGGGTAATTCACATTCAGGGAAAACCACCCTCGACCGGTTGAGCGGTCTGCAAGAAGAAATGGAATACCATGGTCTGTCTGTTTCCCCTGATCATATTCACTATGTACCGGGCGGATCGCTGCAGATGGGCGCCGAGGGCATGAACTATTTTCTCAGCCTGCCCAACCCACCGACCGCGGTGATGTGCTTCAACGATATGCTCGCCATTGGCGCGTTAAAAGCCTGCCGCCAGGCTGGCGTTCGCGTTCCGGATGAGATTTCCGTCACCGGCTTTGACAATATCGCCTTCTCTGAATTCTCAGTGCCCCCACTGACAACCCTCGACCAGCCAAAATATGAGATTGGGCGTGAAGCTGCGCAATTGCTGTTGAGTTTGCTTTCAGAAGAATCCGACCTCCGCAGTCACACACAGGGCGTCAAGGTACTTAAAGGAAAGTTGTTGGTCAGGGCTACCACTGCAAAACCAAGGAAAAAGGAAACGTAG
- a CDS encoding HAD family hydrolase: MNPNIEAIFLDVGNTLRIVLNDPEFSQKAAENLHAAVGAKQPLDEFISMLKDRYKVYRKRAKTILLDVRETELWSKWMLPDYPEELIVPQASKLTRYWRDTNGRRVAREGVKETIIELHRRGYKLGIIANTITETEIPDWMEEDGVREYFSTVILSSIVALRKPNPEIYLMAAREIGVDPAKCAYLGDNPLRDIQGTREAGYGMMILIEEPDTLRKMPEDVVINPDRIITRIDELLDIFPPRNQDA, from the coding sequence ATGAATCCCAATATTGAAGCCATTTTTCTGGATGTCGGCAACACTTTGCGCATTGTGCTCAATGATCCTGAATTTTCTCAAAAAGCTGCAGAAAATCTACATGCTGCAGTCGGAGCGAAACAGCCCCTGGACGAGTTTATTTCAATGCTTAAAGATCGTTATAAGGTCTATCGAAAACGGGCAAAAACCATCCTGTTGGACGTGAGAGAAACTGAATTGTGGTCAAAATGGATGCTGCCTGATTATCCTGAAGAATTAATCGTTCCACAGGCAAGCAAACTGACCCGCTATTGGCGGGATACTAATGGTCGACGGGTGGCGCGGGAAGGTGTTAAAGAAACCATCATTGAACTTCATCGCCGTGGATATAAATTGGGAATTATTGCCAACACCATTACCGAAACAGAGATTCCGGACTGGATGGAGGAAGACGGGGTCAGGGAATACTTTTCAACAGTTATCCTTTCCTCCATTGTTGCACTTCGAAAACCCAATCCAGAAATATACTTAATGGCAGCGCGGGAAATTGGCGTTGACCCTGCCAAATGCGCTTATCTGGGCGACAATCCTTTGCGGGACATCCAGGGCACCCGGGAGGCTGGATATGGGATGATGATCTTGATTGAAGAACCGGATACCTTGAGGAAAATGCCGGAGGATGTCGTGATTAATCCCGACCGGATCATTACCAGGATCGACGAACTCCTGGACATCTTCCCGCCGAGGAATCAGGATGCCTGA
- a CDS encoding HAD family hydrolase, producing MPEISAVFFDLGNTLRFVVKDEAHQLAAKRRIAELIGADDDPDTVYAQLNERYQDYRDWAFETMREAPDDELWTRWLVPELPAEKIAPLGEELTYQYRQANGIRVLEPGAEAVIKTLHQRGYILGIISNLIGTREIPEWLEKDGLAQYFKSVVLSSVLGIRKPNPAIYHRAAWEIGVSPDNCAYIGDNLNRDVTGTHAAGFGLSVIINQPEKLAQVEVTEDNQPNVVLHKFEDLLTLFPKSPQINLVGLRELS from the coding sequence ATGCCTGAGATTTCTGCGGTCTTTTTTGACCTTGGCAACACCCTTCGATTTGTGGTCAAGGATGAAGCCCACCAGTTGGCTGCCAAACGGCGGATCGCTGAGCTGATCGGTGCAGATGACGATCCAGACACTGTTTATGCCCAATTAAATGAACGCTATCAGGACTATCGAGACTGGGCGTTTGAAACCATGCGCGAAGCTCCGGATGATGAATTATGGACGCGCTGGTTGGTGCCGGAACTTCCCGCAGAAAAGATCGCTCCACTGGGTGAAGAACTGACCTACCAATACCGGCAAGCCAATGGGATACGTGTTTTAGAGCCGGGCGCTGAAGCGGTGATCAAAACGTTGCATCAACGCGGCTATATCCTGGGCATCATCAGCAATTTGATCGGCACACGGGAAATTCCCGAATGGCTTGAAAAAGATGGGCTGGCACAATATTTCAAATCGGTGGTTTTATCCTCGGTTTTGGGCATACGTAAGCCCAACCCTGCTATTTATCACCGTGCGGCTTGGGAAATCGGCGTCAGCCCGGATAACTGCGCCTACATTGGCGACAACCTGAACAGGGATGTGACCGGTACGCATGCGGCAGGTTTTGGTCTTTCGGTGATTATCAATCAACCTGAAAAGCTTGCACAGGTTGAGGTCACAGAAGATAACCAGCCTAATGTTGTTCTGCACAAATTTGAGGATTTACTGACGCTCTTTCCAAAAAGCCCCCAGATTAATCTGGTCGGCTTGCGCGAATTGAGTTAG
- a CDS encoding 2,3-bisphosphoglycerate-independent phosphoglycerate mutase, whose product MDNEHEFYGGLSMAAAVQEAYSRGQVDYSMEPLVRVDDRGEPVGLIKDGDGVIFCCRRGEREIELTEAFTEDGFSHFQRVPLNLSDFVILTLYHDKFLHLPVAFAPDAVSNTLGELVSQAGMKQFRCSESEKFAHITVFLNGGRNEPFPGETRKRFPSPKGVAFDQVPGLSLAEVADELIRRVSGPYRLIVTNFANGDVIGHTSNDAAKIECAEIVDHHLNRVVTAALAEELVVIITADHGNLELMRTDAGKAHVAHTSNLVPLIVLDKNSDTELIPEDGRLSDLAPTILAMLDLDPAAEMTGKNLLPGHVWGADRRVLLIILDGWGLGREDETNPIHLADTPFWDALISQHPYSRLSASGEAVGLQAGKPGNSEAGHSNIGAGRVVLQDDTRLDLALRDGSFSSNPVFLKAMQKVKARGSALHLIGLLSEKSSHGSIDYPLALIKMAKEQQLNEVYLHLIFDGRSTEPGSAPVLLKKLDEELRKIGLGQIVTGVGRGLALDRDGNYGKVQLAYEAMVDGIGTVYA is encoded by the coding sequence ATGGATAACGAACACGAATTTTACGGAGGCCTGTCAATGGCTGCCGCTGTACAGGAAGCCTACAGCCGTGGGCAGGTCGATTATTCGATGGAACCCCTGGTTCGGGTTGATGATCGTGGCGAACCTGTGGGGTTGATCAAAGATGGCGATGGGGTGATCTTCTGCTGTCGGCGCGGCGAACGCGAAATTGAGCTAACGGAGGCTTTTACCGAAGATGGGTTTTCACATTTTCAACGCGTCCCGTTGAACTTATCTGATTTTGTGATTTTAACGCTCTATCATGATAAATTTCTTCACCTGCCGGTAGCTTTTGCCCCCGACGCAGTTTCAAACACATTGGGTGAGCTGGTCAGCCAGGCTGGAATGAAGCAATTCCGTTGTTCCGAATCGGAGAAATTTGCCCATATCACGGTTTTCCTTAATGGTGGACGTAATGAACCGTTTCCAGGCGAAACCCGCAAGCGGTTCCCTTCTCCGAAAGGTGTAGCCTTTGACCAGGTTCCAGGACTGAGCCTGGCAGAAGTGGCGGATGAACTGATCCGACGCGTTAGCGGTCCGTACAGGCTGATTGTGACCAATTTTGCCAATGGGGATGTGATCGGGCACACATCTAACGATGCAGCAAAAATTGAGTGCGCTGAGATCGTTGATCATCACCTCAACCGGGTGGTGACTGCTGCCCTGGCTGAGGAACTGGTGGTGATCATCACCGCTGACCACGGCAACCTTGAATTGATGCGCACGGACGCGGGCAAAGCACACGTGGCTCATACCTCCAATCTTGTGCCGTTGATCGTGCTTGATAAAAATTCGGATACGGAGCTAATCCCGGAGGACGGTCGCCTTTCAGACCTGGCGCCGACGATCCTGGCGATGCTTGACCTGGATCCGGCTGCTGAAATGACGGGGAAAAACCTTCTGCCGGGGCATGTTTGGGGAGCGGACCGGCGGGTATTGTTGATCATCCTCGATGGTTGGGGCCTGGGCAGGGAAGATGAAACCAACCCCATTCATCTTGCGGATACTCCTTTTTGGGATGCACTGATCAGTCAGCATCCGTATTCAAGACTGTCTGCATCGGGGGAAGCTGTAGGGCTGCAAGCGGGCAAGCCGGGCAATTCTGAGGCGGGTCACAGCAACATTGGCGCAGGGAGGGTGGTACTGCAGGATGACACTCGCCTGGACCTGGCTTTGCGGGATGGCTCTTTCTCCAGCAATCCAGTTTTCCTGAAAGCGATGCAGAAGGTCAAAGCTCGGGGTTCGGCGTTGCATTTGATTGGCTTGTTGAGCGAAAAGAGCTCCCACGGCTCGATTGACTACCCCCTGGCGCTGATTAAAATGGCAAAGGAACAGCAATTAAATGAGGTCTACTTGCATCTGATTTTTGATGGACGCAGTACAGAACCCGGCAGCGCGCCCGTACTGCTGAAAAAATTGGATGAGGAGCTGCGCAAGATTGGATTGGGTCAAATTGTTACCGGGGTTGGGCGCGGGCTGGCGCTCGACCGGGATGGTAATTATGGTAAAGTGCAGTTGGCTTATGAAGCCATGGTGGATGGGATTGGGACGGTATATGCCTGA
- a CDS encoding uridine kinase family protein, giving the protein MNLYDQEKFSKTLYQRMGDIYPGVKTLALYEFQYCLNNLIPEDGWGSVELSPTSAIEAQIKDLNFYKNIEFKPVKHGSIQLDSQVLHLTRMLLVGLALGDYLPDWVNQNFYFDIRASIFFAHSVDYLPELKDRFGGQPFLQFEQKQHELEVLHEIGYREFTRANKEVDTALMEIVETLTRKLSPPLFLTVIGPTGAGKTEIISRIREHLSAKGLNLETIEMDNFYKDGAFREGKKLDKNLIHYDLFIKAMQAIRAGNSAEIPRYDFLNTTSSHDLNSQLRPGKQSLTIHPADIIFLEGNYPFHEDEVAELVGMKIVYMTRDDIRLKRKWRRDIDLRKKYDSTYFVNRYFRTQFIRAVELYLPLTHACDLFIDTSQAAVWVLPEHQALLADIRK; this is encoded by the coding sequence ATGAACCTTTACGATCAAGAAAAATTCTCCAAAACGCTTTATCAACGGATGGGAGACATTTACCCCGGGGTTAAAACCCTGGCGTTATATGAATTCCAATATTGCCTGAATAACCTGATTCCCGAGGATGGATGGGGTAGCGTGGAATTATCACCCACCTCTGCCATTGAAGCGCAGATCAAGGATCTGAACTTTTACAAAAACATCGAGTTTAAACCGGTTAAGCATGGCAGCATTCAGCTTGATTCGCAGGTGTTGCATTTAACCCGGATGCTGTTGGTTGGGCTGGCTCTGGGCGATTATTTACCCGATTGGGTCAATCAGAATTTCTATTTTGATATTCGTGCTTCCATCTTTTTTGCCCACTCGGTCGATTACCTTCCAGAGCTCAAAGACCGCTTTGGTGGACAGCCCTTTCTACAATTCGAGCAAAAACAACACGAGCTGGAAGTTTTGCACGAGATCGGTTACCGGGAATTCACCCGTGCGAACAAAGAGGTTGACACCGCTTTGATGGAAATTGTGGAGACCCTCACGCGGAAACTTTCACCTCCGCTGTTTTTAACTGTAATCGGTCCAACCGGCGCAGGCAAGACAGAGATCATCTCCCGCATTCGAGAGCATCTGTCAGCCAAGGGCCTGAACCTGGAGACGATCGAAATGGACAATTTTTACAAAGACGGCGCGTTTCGTGAGGGAAAAAAGCTTGACAAGAACTTGATCCATTACGATCTTTTTATCAAAGCCATGCAGGCGATTCGTGCAGGAAATTCAGCAGAGATTCCCAGGTATGATTTTCTAAACACGACATCCTCCCATGACCTCAACAGTCAGCTCAGACCCGGGAAGCAATCGCTGACTATCCACCCGGCGGATATCATCTTTTTAGAAGGAAATTATCCGTTCCATGAGGATGAGGTCGCTGAGCTGGTGGGGATGAAAATTGTTTATATGACCCGTGATGACATTCGGCTAAAACGCAAATGGCGCAGGGATATTGATTTGCGAAAAAAATACGATTCGACCTATTTTGTCAACCGTTATTTTCGCACCCAGTTTATCCGTGCTGTTGAACTGTATCTTCCATTGACGCATGCCTGCGACCTGTTTATTGACACGAGCCAGGCTGCTGTGTGGGTATTGCCTGAACATCAAGCCCTGCTGGCCGATATTCGGAAATAG
- a CDS encoding 2,3-bisphosphoglycerate-independent phosphoglycerate mutase, whose translation MKSFYQDLIRKNSTKIVLVILDGLGGLPRFPGGKTELEQAHTPNLDELAERSSLGLTVPLAPGVTVGSGPGHLAIFGYDPLENAIGRGALEALGVDFALRPDDIAARGNFCTLDKDGTILDRRAGRLASEKSARLVERLREIEIPGVEFFVELVKEHRFAFVMRKAGLGAKLSSSDPLITGVPPLAVRALDDDSKQAAELVNAFIARARQVLEDEQPANGIMLRGFALTPVIPSFKERFGVNAAAIAVNGMYRGVARLAGMQVLDVNGISLADEFTTLEAAWDAFDFFYLHFKKTDTCGEAGDFDGKVRAIEEFDLLLPRLLALNPDVVVIGGDHSSPAVMKSHSWHPVPLLLYAANCRSDGRREFGERACAAGSLGAIPAMQVMPLAMAHADRFEKFGA comes from the coding sequence ATGAAAAGCTTTTATCAGGATTTGATACGGAAAAATTCCACCAAGATTGTTCTGGTCATTTTAGATGGTTTGGGCGGTTTGCCACGCTTCCCGGGTGGGAAAACCGAACTCGAACAAGCCCATACGCCCAATTTGGATGAATTGGCTGAGCGCTCTTCCCTGGGGCTGACGGTTCCCCTTGCCCCGGGTGTTACCGTCGGCAGCGGCCCCGGACACCTGGCGATATTTGGCTATGACCCGCTTGAAAATGCAATTGGGCGGGGCGCTTTGGAAGCGTTGGGCGTCGATTTTGCCCTGAGACCGGATGATATCGCTGCCCGGGGAAATTTTTGCACACTGGATAAAGATGGCACCATCCTGGATCGACGGGCGGGTCGGTTAGCCAGTGAGAAAAGTGCCAGGCTGGTTGAGCGCCTGCGAGAAATCGAGATTCCGGGAGTGGAGTTTTTCGTTGAACTGGTCAAAGAACATCGTTTTGCTTTCGTCATGCGCAAAGCTGGGCTGGGTGCTAAGCTGAGCAGTTCGGATCCGCTCATCACAGGTGTCCCTCCCTTAGCGGTCAGGGCGCTGGATGACGATTCGAAACAGGCGGCTGAATTGGTCAACGCATTTATTGCGCGAGCGCGCCAGGTGTTAGAGGACGAACAACCCGCCAATGGAATCATGCTACGTGGATTTGCACTGACGCCGGTTATCCCTTCTTTTAAAGAAAGGTTTGGAGTAAATGCGGCTGCCATTGCCGTCAACGGCATGTATCGCGGCGTCGCACGGCTGGCAGGCATGCAGGTGTTGGATGTAAACGGAATCAGCTTGGCGGATGAATTCACGACGCTTGAGGCTGCCTGGGATGCTTTTGACTTTTTCTACCTGCATTTTAAAAAGACGGATACCTGTGGCGAGGCCGGTGACTTTGACGGCAAAGTGCGAGCGATTGAGGAATTCGATCTTTTGCTCCCCCGGCTGCTGGCTTTGAATCCGGATGTGGTGGTGATTGGAGGCGATCACTCTTCGCCGGCAGTGATGAAATCGCACTCCTGGCACCCGGTGCCGCTGCTCTTGTATGCTGCTAACTGCCGATCGGATGGCAGGCGCGAATTTGGTGAACGTGCCTGTGCTGCAGGCAGCCTGGGAGCCATTCCTGCCATGCAGGTGATGCCCCTGGCGATGGCCCATGCCGACCGTTTTGAGAAATTTGGAGCCTGA
- a CDS encoding uridine kinase family protein, producing the protein MDNHHTDQSFVDLLYQRMVAVNAAIAEMEVFEFGYGLETLEPEDGWQSVALEPCVDIERRIKDSAFFYSIALRPMANGKPVMDAQVRALTQTLMVGLATGFYTPEWVRQYFTFDVRGFYFFVRTHYYTDEIISRLGGAPYRQFEPKQKLFEARHAISYREFMEANAEIDRCFMDLVMTLVDILGRPVIIAIAGQTGAGKTEITARLTEYFVSAGQRVTTVEIDHFLLDRDYREARGIDSLGMKALHGDLFKSCLQEVLLGRRVITPSYDFISAMSSHDEMGRRRPGSQEQVIEPAEIIFMEGNFPFIDAEVAKLIGIKAMYLTDDDIRLKRKWRRDMDYRKKYERTYFLNRYFREQFIMLEQVYRPQMAHCDLLVDTTAAALWAIPALQNQLNGRF; encoded by the coding sequence ATGGACAATCATCACACGGATCAATCTTTTGTTGACCTACTTTATCAACGCATGGTGGCTGTCAACGCGGCTATTGCTGAAATGGAGGTTTTCGAGTTTGGTTATGGACTTGAAACCCTGGAACCTGAGGATGGATGGCAGTCGGTTGCCCTGGAGCCCTGTGTTGATATCGAGCGCAGGATCAAGGACAGCGCTTTTTTTTACAGTATCGCGCTCAGACCCATGGCGAATGGAAAGCCCGTTATGGACGCGCAGGTGCGCGCTTTGACCCAAACCCTGATGGTTGGACTGGCAACCGGATTTTACACACCTGAATGGGTCCGCCAGTATTTTACTTTTGATGTTCGCGGGTTTTACTTTTTTGTGCGGACCCATTATTACACGGATGAGATCATATCTCGCCTGGGTGGCGCGCCTTATCGGCAATTTGAGCCCAAACAGAAATTGTTTGAAGCCCGACACGCGATCAGTTACAGGGAGTTTATGGAAGCCAATGCCGAGATTGATCGTTGCTTTATGGACCTGGTGATGACACTGGTGGACATTTTAGGTCGACCGGTGATTATTGCGATTGCCGGGCAGACTGGCGCTGGCAAAACTGAAATCACGGCGCGATTAACCGAGTATTTTGTGTCTGCGGGGCAGCGGGTGACAACGGTTGAAATCGATCATTTCCTGCTGGACAGGGACTATCGCGAAGCTCGGGGCATCGACTCCCTTGGGATGAAAGCCCTGCACGGTGATCTGTTCAAATCTTGTTTGCAGGAGGTTCTGCTGGGCAGACGCGTCATCACGCCGAGCTATGATTTTATTTCAGCCATGTCCAGTCACGACGAAATGGGAAGGCGCAGACCTGGATCTCAGGAACAGGTCATTGAGCCCGCTGAAATCATCTTTATGGAAGGGAATTTCCCTTTTATTGACGCAGAAGTCGCCAAACTGATTGGGATTAAAGCCATGTACCTGACCGATGATGATATCCGGCTGAAGCGCAAGTGGCGGCGAGATATGGACTATCGTAAAAAATATGAACGAACTTATTTCTTAAACCGCTATTTTAGAGAGCAATTTATCATGCTGGAGCAGGTTTACCGTCCGCAAATGGCTCATTGCGATCTACTGGTGGATACAACAGCAGCCGCCCTGTGGGCGATTCCTGCTTTGCAAAATCAGCTAAATGGCAGATTTTAA